The genomic window GATCTGCCTTGTCTTGTGAACAGGTGAGCGTTACGGTCCTAGCCTACTTATAGGCTACGCCTTTGCAGGCCGACCACCCGCAGGCTGTAAAGCTACTTTAGCTCTTTCATACATCCGCAGGCTAACATCCCAAACCCTCCGCCCCGCAGAGGCcctttgaaatgtattttttgaTTAATATCAAATATTCTTTGAACAAACCGCATCAGTCGACGGATGAACGTGGCTTCCTGACCGACCGGAACACATGCATGTTTAGATCACAAGTAAAGGAAACCGTGGCATTGATCTTGTTAGTGTTTGATATGGTCGGAGGAAAGATTGCCATCTCAGAGTCTCACCTTTAGAGATTGGCTGTCGATATGAAAAAGACATCAAGCTGATCATGTAAGCTAGACCATTTGAAAATGAGTACATCATGAATGAGTTGGATGAAAGTCGCGCACCATCCCCGGCCCTACGACATTTCATCTTTTGAAGTTCTTGAACTATTTACGCTTCTACTTACTACATTACTTTTACCTTTACTTTTAGAAAGCTTGGCCACCAGGCAGCAACGACAAGAAGCACGTGAGTTCAGAGGAAAATATCAGATGACTCAAACGTGCTCAGTCCCCCCCACCTCtaatctctacctccctgtctcccatctcttgatacctcaggaaaaattatttgaTTGGAGTTGTTGAAGTTCAATCTCTCTTCCGTCTGTTTTTCATCTGACAGAGCGTCAGCACGTTAAATAACAAACTGCATTTGCAGGAGACTGTAAACCCCAATCAAGgcgctatggaagcaaatcagtgtttagaattttaaaaggcatttaaTATTAATTcaacaccaccgaatttgttgtTTTTGAATTAACCTCTTTATGGAAACATGAatgtatttcaatgtaaaaaaaaaaacggacccaaaaattcaggctgctgaaattcgaatggtgaaattctgatccccccccccaaaatcgaTACAGTAGTCATACAATCACAGCTTGGGGTCTGAGGAGGTCCGGTCTGAGGCAAGCAGTTGGACCCTTCTCGGAGAAGTGAGATGGTTCGATTTCATTCAGGCACGATTGCCTTACCTATCCTTGGTATCCCAGATGCTGCAATCTGAATTCTTTCGGCAAAAACCTTTTCGGCTAGAATTTTTAGGATCTGAATTTTACCATTCGAATTTGggcaacctgaatttccgaaTCTTGATTTTTTTGGATCAGAATTGCATTTTAAAGaattgaattcaaaaccaacaaatttgtTGGTGCTGAAATGTCAATATTAcgttttcaatgccttttaaattcAAAACATGATTTGTACCGTCTCAATCCATGTTGACCATGCAGCGGGTCCCTGAATTTGAAGACCAGATGCTGTCATTGTTTACAGTGTTTCAAGTTAGCTGGTGCTTTGGGGCATGTGTTGTTCACAGAACTGCCGTGGGAGCGGCCTGGTGAGAGGCCCAGGTTGCCGTccagccaggggggggggggggggggggggggggggcgcggggtGTAGTGTGGCTGATTACAGATAACGGCTTATTGTCAGCTCCTGCAGCCTGCAGGTTATGCCTCTCTTCAATAAAGAACAGCAGATGCAAGCAATTACTTCCATCTGTGACGCAGAGCACACTTAggtcagggtgagtgtgtgtgtgtgtgttcttctgcttgtgtgtgttttctcttatTGAGGGGGTGAGGCGTAGAGTACAGTATGAAGAGAGGACAGTCTCATGAGGTCTTAAATAGAGCCAGCAGCGTTGAACATCACAGCTGCTCTTCTGTGAAGGCACGGGATGCTACTGGAGGTAAGCTAGACTCAGATCACTCTGAGAGGACTGAGACTTAAGATCTAGTGACTTACAATTATGGTGACCAATAGAGTTGGTCAccataaaaacaaatgtttaacatttattgtttttgttttattattcaATGATACGTTGGATGAAGTGGTAAAATTTGGATTGACTTGGAAAACAGTAAAATGTTATTCATGTTAATTGTATAATGGTTGTTATAAAATGTATAGTTTATGGTCATAGTTTACAATGTGTAAACTGCTATGAAAACTAGAGTTGtcatttgaaactgtaaaaGGTATAAAGATACATAGAATAGAAGAGAATGACAGAACATAAAGAGGAACAGAATGTTTTTCATGCAACAGAAAATTAAAAATGTCTGGAGCTGCACCTTGCAAGGTGGGGCTGTGACTCAGGATTTGAGCAGGggttggtgctggtgctgggttggtgctggggttggtgctggggctggtgctggtgctggggttggtgctggggctggtgctgggttggtgctggtgctggtgctggggctggtgctggtgctggggttggtgctggtgctggggttggtgctggggttggtgctggtgctggggttggtgctggggttggtgctggtgctggggttggtgctggtgctggggttggtgctggggttggtgctggggttggtgctggggttggtgctggtgctggggttggtgctggggttggtgctggggttggtgctggggctggtgctgggttggtgctggggttggtgctggggctggtgctggtgctggggttggtgctggggttggtgctggggttggtgctggggttggtgctggggctggtgctggtgctggggttggtgctgggttggtgctggggttggtgctggggttggtgctggggttggtgctggtgctggggttggtgctggggttggtgctggggttggtgctggggttggtgctggggctggtgctggtgctggggttggtgctgggttggtgctggggttggtgctggggctggtgctggtgctggggttggtgctggggctggtgctggggctggtgctggtgctggggttggtgctggggctggtgctggggttggtgctggggctggtgctggtgctggggttggtgctggtgctggtgctggggttggtgctgggttggtgctggggttggtgctggggctggtgctggtgctggggttggtgctggggctggtgctggggttggtgctggggttggtgctggggctggtgctggggctggtgctggggttggAGGACTGAAGAGTCCAGCAAGgtcagaaatagaaagagagaaagagagatggaggagggggggaggggggaatgcATGCCCTGGAGAAGAGATAATTCTATtcttgagagagaaaaaaaataccTAAAACAATCATCCATGGAGATAACCATCTGCCCAGGAGAACCAGACGGGCAGACTGAATGACAGGCTGGCCGGCTGGCTGGTTGGTCGGTCAGTCGACTGGCTGACACATGAAAGCAAACAAGCAGGTAGATGTGTCTTTACGTGTATTTTCACATTACTGCGTTTGTCTCTCCACATGAATGTGCTTTTGtacacatgggtgtgtgtgtagctgtagtCTGAGGGTGTGTTGCTCAGAGCCATGTCTGTGCTGAACCCAGTGGAGTGGCTGCAACCGAGCCGAGGTTCCCCAaggctggtgctggtggtggtgtgtgtagctctgCTGCTGGACAACATGCTGCTCACTGTGGtcggtgagtacacacacacgtacacacacactcacacacacagccgtgaAGCATCTGGGTATTGAAGGAGGTGCCCATCGTATGAAGACAGCGCAGCTTTCCGCCGTGACATTTATCACCGTGCCCTTCTGagcagagcaaaagagagagtgagtcagACTCAACAAGACAGAGAGCATCTGGGGCCTGGATAGGTTCCCTGCTCaagaccatgcacacacacacactcatacacataaaaatacgcacacatacacatacaaacacgcacagacatgcacatatGTGTGGCCTTACCTCTCTTCCACACTCTGTCTAGTAAAGAGCATGCTGTGCCCAAAAAAGGCTAACCTgtcctgtctgttcccctgcaGTGCCCATCATCCCCACCTTTCTATATGCCATAGAGCACGAAAGCCAGACactgccccccctccagccaAGCCCAGCGCTCTCCCCCACTCAAGCCCCCACACCGCAGGCCCCTGGGGGGGCCGCTCTCTCCTTGGTCCTCTCCCTCTATGACAACACCACCTACAACCTGTGggggtctgagaccagctcacCCGGCAACCTCTCCCGGGAGGATGATGGCAGCACTAACTCCACCCAGGCGGGCTGCCAGGAGGACAGCCagttcctggaggaggagaatgtgCGTGTGGGCCTCCTGTTTGCCTCGAAGGCCCTGGTGCAGCTGCTGGTCAACCCCTTCGTTGGTCCTCTCACCAACAGGTACAAGGCTTGGTTGGGGCTGCAGGGTGGGGTCggagaggccaggggagaggccaggggagaggccaggggagaggccaggggagaggccaggggagaggccaggggagagaccagggaagaGACCAGGGGTGGAAAACTCTCCATGCATCTATACTGTCATGCCCTTTTCTCCACTGCAGGGTTGGATATCACATCCCCATGTTTGCTGGGTTCCTCATCATGTTCGTCTCCACCATCAGTAAGCAGCTCTGTTTTACAGCGTGGTTGACCCATTTCATCACTGACAGTCATTTATTCGGTTCAACTTTAAAATTATATGATGACAGCATTGTACTATTGCATTGAATGAGCGTTTAATTGTTCCGTTAAAACCATATATTGCACATGTTCTACAATGACGTTTCTTTCTGCGTAGTGTTTGCCTTCTCAGGAACATACGCCTTGTTGTTTTTTGCGCGGTCTCTTCAGGGAATCGGATCCTCGTTCTCCTCTGTGGCAGGTACTAGAACCTTGATTGCTACGTGGTTTGTGAAGTTTTCTGAAGTTTTGGTTGGATAAGCTGATCTGTCCTGTAGATCTAGACATATTTATGGTGTTGATGTTTATGATATCTAGTGTTTGAAAATCATTAAATAAGTGTGTACCAACCATGGCTGTGTTTGTCCGGTAGGTTTGGGCATGCTGGCCAGTGTGTACACagatgatgaagagagaggcATTGCCATGGGGATCGCTCTGGGAGGACTGGCCATGGGAGTCCTGAGTGAGaaaatctctcctctcttctcctctctcttctcctctccttgagTTTTAGCTACTATAAGTCACCTCTCTGTTTTGTGTTGTACAGTTGGAGCTCCGTTCGGCAGTGTGATGTATGAGTTTGTGGGGAAGCGTGCTCCGTTCCTGATCCTGGCCTTTCTGGCAGTGTTCGATGGAGGTAAGCATATATAACATGACAATGTGATGGTTTCATTAAGAGAGGAGCAGCAAGACTTAAAACTTGTGATTAAACACAACCTGAATTCTCCCCCAACACCAAGCCTTACAACTCTGCATACTCCAGCCGTCCAAGATTTCACCTGGGGTGAGTCTCCTTtgtcaggggtgtgtgtctgtttgtgtgtgaatatgaatgtgtgtgacctttgacctctatgTTGGTTTACAGAGTGTTGAAGGCACCCCTCTCCTGACTTTGCTAAAAGACCCCTACATCCTCATCAGTGCAGGTGAGGGCAGACCAGAACAGAACCGACCTGTACACTGACATTATTGTATTAGCAATAAAGGTATCCAACATGGTCGACTTTCTGTCTTACACTCCCAGGATCCCTGTGCTTTGCCAACATGGGCGTGGCCATCCTAGAGCCAACCCTGCCCATCTGGATGCTGCAGACCATGTGCTCCCCAAAGTGGCAGCTGGGTAATTTCCTTGACTTCCTGTCGGATCTCTGTATGGCCCATTGACGCAGTGTCACTAATACATAAGTCAGTGTCACAAAGGTTGTGACCTCTGCCTAAACCCTCTAATTATTTATTAGAAAATTAATAATCGAACTCTTCCAGAAAcccttcttcctctcatctGCCAGTCTGTTATTGTCTCAATAGGCATGGCTTTTTTACCCGCCAGCATTGCGTACCTCATCGGCACCAACCTGTTTGGGCTGCTAGCCAATAAAATGGGAAGGTAAGCTATCCTCGATCTGCCCTGTTCCATTAAAAAAATTACCATTCTGGTCATtcttttagcagatgctttttccAAAGCTGCTGTGATGATTCAATTAACCGCACCAAACAGAGTGATCTTTTCAAAAGATACACTGTGTCCTTTCACGGAGGTTGTGTACACAAAGTACACAGTGTTTTATTGGTTCCCAGTAAGGAGCCTGAGCCGTGTTGTGTCCTCAGGTGGCTGTGCTCCATGATAGGCATGCTCATCGTAGGGATcagcctgctgtgtgtgagtaccCAGCCCTGGCTAACCCCCCGCTCGCTCACTCTGTCAACAGGCTAGGTCCTGTGGGTCAGCGAGCAGCCCGCTTATTGTAGTGTCTTGTATACCGTATACAGTGCAGGCCTGTGATATCTGCGTATTTCGAGGAATGTAATGATTCTAATTCTAATATGGCAGTTCTAGAAAGTGGCATTTGTTAAGATCATGACCCTTCCTCTCCGAATGTACCAGATGTAGTTCTTTAACCAACAACATTTTCACATCATGTTGATCCACAGGTGCCCTTTGCCACCAGCATCTATGGTCTCATTGGTCCAAATGGAGGCCTGGGCTTCGCTATTGGTAGGTCTTAGGAAATGGCCAGGTATGGAGAAAGGATCGTAGGCCAATGAGCTGTTGCTGAactatgtgtttttgtgtgtgtttcaggtatgGTGGACTCCTCTATGATGGCCATAATGGGATACTTGGTAGACATACGTCATGCCTCTGTCTATGGGAGTGTGTATGCCATAGCTGATGTAGCGTTGTGTATGGGCTTCGCTGTTGGTGAGTAAAAACTTTCACGCTCACCACAGTCCTGAAGAAACGTCACAGTTCCTCTGTGACCCGAACCTGTTCCCTGTCTGTGACCCAGGTCCGTCCACAGGGGGCGCTCTCGTGAGAGCCATTGGGTTCCCCTACCTCATGGTGCTCATCGGCATCATCAACATCCTGTACGCGCCTCTCTGCTTCTTCCTCAGGAACCCAGCCGTGCGTGAAGAGAAGATGGTgagtcatgtgtttgtgtgcctgagtGTGATACTTCAGACTTTGCTTGTGTATTAAACTAATCaagtcaacaaacaaaaaaagtaatTCCTAACGGGAGACCAGACTAGCTACTTAAACCACCTGCCGGCTCAGACTAATAATCATAACAAGTTTTAACCGCCTGACCATATTTGGGcctttcctgttcctgttcaccTGGCTCCGGTATTAATGCCGCCCCCCACCACAGTGTCTGGGACGACatgtcctgacacacacaaggagcagagctgcatgtgtgtgtgcttgactgtgtgtgtgtgtatgtacagtatgtctgtgtgtgtgtgtgtgtgtgtgcgtttgtgtgtactACTGGTTTCTCagtatttctgtgtctgtgccaaTCAGAAGACTTTCAAAGACAGTGCTCTCCCCAGTTTTGGTCTCTACGCTCAGACAGAAACGTTTAGAAGCCGTGTCATCCGGAACTATAATTTAGTAAAGTATACTTTAGTGAAGCTTCTGTTTGATGTGGGTTTTTGCGGAATCATTAGGATGATGATGAAAGCCGGAGGGTCAGTTACTTTAAAGCGACAGGTGTAACTGAAACAGACGGCAGGAATTAATTACACAGTCGCCCATTAGACAAAGATAAAACGATTAAAATCATTACAGACTGAGAGCTGACACAGTTGAATATCTTTCCAATAATAagcgcgtttgtgtgtgtttgtaggctatAATCGGCCAGGAGTGTCCCATGCACAGGAAGAACTACAACACGACACAGAGAGAGTGTCGCGAGTTCCCTCTGAGCGATGCAAgcgaagaggagacagaggaatgACCTGGAACGTGACTACTCTCAcgaacacacacttgcacacacttgcacactcacagactaaaggttgtgggtgtgcatgttgGTGTTTCAgaaaaaatattgtttaaaaactGTCGAATTACTACAATGATGGTGCCGAAAACCGTAACACATCATTGATGAGAAGTGAACCTTTATGCTATGTCAGGCAAAGACgtagtgtttgtttgtttgttagtgtgtgtgtgtgtgtgatatcaaCCCTCTATCAACCCGTCCTACAGCCAGTCATTGGAAACACTGTTTTTGTACAGTAGAAATAGTCATCCTCATATCCCTTCCAGACTGtactattattttatttaagaTCTAATGGAACATATATACACCATCTTCCATACTAAAGTGATGTGCACCTTGTTCCATTCTGCAAGACTGTTATTTGTCCTGTCAGATTGTTCTTATTATTGTTCCATGtcctaatgtaaatgtaacacacGTGCAGGCTTTGCACATAATTAAAGATCTCATACGATTGGAACTTGAGTCACTCAATATTTCACACGATGAATATATACTCATTCTGTGCTCTGTCAAACCTTCGCGAGGTTTTTCGTATTTTAGTTGTTATGCTGTCACCATCCATATCTTCTCCTGAAACTTGACCCAGTATTGCGAGTGTCTCTCTGAGGTTCGGGGTTGCGAGCGTGATGTGGGGTGAGAGTTGAGCTGTGGTCTGACTGGGTGTCGAGCAGCAAGCTATCTCCCTTAATCTTTAATTTCCTCTTCGTTGCTGTCACGCCGgtgtcactaaatcaacatGTCGCTGTGGTGGGTGGTCTGCATCACCTGGGCTGTTTACCCCCATGCGGGCCAACGATGTGAGAACTCACCTGCTCCATTCAGCCAATCATGGAGTGAATCTAATCGTTACCCATAaagacagggtcagagagacttcCATTGTAGGATTCTCTGTTGCACAATATCTAATCTACCTTGTCACACAATATCAGTGTTTACATATTGTGTCAATCGACGGCTCCATCCTATAGTCACGTGGCTCAGTCGAGTGTGTACTTTGTCTGTGATTGGGTAGTGTTTACCTATTGACAATGCAGGGGGACGCCAGGAGGATGTATATCCAGCAAAACATGTCAGAGCTGTTTAGGTTTCCAAAGACGACTATAAAATGACCTGCGTCACAGCCAGGATCGTGACGTCCCTTTTTAGGGACATGGGCTCAGAATCAGATCACAACCCTACTCTGAGTCACCAATGGTGTCTGTTTGACCTTTAACTGTGCAGATTAGTCCAATAGAGATTACATCTGTTCAGGAAAGACCTTGTTCC from Osmerus eperlanus chromosome 28, fOsmEpe2.1, whole genome shotgun sequence includes these protein-coding regions:
- the LOC134015329 gene encoding chromaffin granule amine transporter, translating into MSVLNPVEWLQPSRGSPRLVLVVVCVALLLDNMLLTVVVPIIPTFLYAIEHESQTLPPLQPSPALSPTQAPTPQAPGGAALSLVLSLYDNTTYNLWGSETSSPGNLSREDDGSTNSTQAGCQEDSQFLEEENVRVGLLFASKALVQLLVNPFVGPLTNRVGYHIPMFAGFLIMFVSTIMFAFSGTYALLFFARSLQGIGSSFSSVAGLGMLASVYTDDEERGIAMGIALGGLAMGVLIGAPFGSVMYEFVGKRAPFLILAFLAVFDGALQLCILQPSKISPGSVEGTPLLTLLKDPYILISAGSLCFANMGVAILEPTLPIWMLQTMCSPKWQLGMAFLPASIAYLIGTNLFGLLANKMGRWLCSMIGMLIVGISLLCVPFATSIYGLIGPNGGLGFAIGMVDSSMMAIMGYLVDIRHASVYGSVYAIADVALCMGFAVGPSTGGALVRAIGFPYLMVLIGIINILYAPLCFFLRNPAVREEKMAIIGQECPMHRKNYNTTQRECREFPLSDASEEETEE